A single region of the Sorghum bicolor cultivar BTx623 chromosome 7, Sorghum_bicolor_NCBIv3, whole genome shotgun sequence genome encodes:
- the LOC110436825 gene encoding glyceraldehyde-3-phosphate dehydrogenase 1, cytosolic-like — protein MGKIKIGINGFGRIGRLVARVALQSEDVELVAVNDPFITTDYMTYMFKYDTVHGHWKHSEITLKDSKTLLFGEKPVTVFGIRNPEEIPWGEAGADYVVESTGVFTDKDKAAAHLKGGAKKVVISAPSKDAPMFVVGVNEDKYTSDINIVSNASCTTNCLAPLAKVIHDNFGIIEGLMTTVHAITATQKTVDGPSAKDWRGGRAASFNIIPSSTGAAKAVGKVLPDLNGKLTGMSFRVPTVDVSVVDLTVRIEKGASYEDIKKAIKAASEGPLKGIMGYVEEDLVSTDFVGDSRSSIFDAKAGIALNDNFIKLVSWYDNEWGYSNRVVDLIRHMFKTQ, from the exons ATGG GCAAGATTAAGATCGGAATCAACG GTTTCGGAAGGATCGGCAGGCTCGTGGCCAGGGTCGCCCTCCAGAGCGAGGATGTCGAGCTCGTCGCCGTCAACGACCCCTTCATCACCACGGATTACATG ACCTACATGTTCAAGTATGACACCGTGCACGGCCACTGGAAGCACAGTGAAATCACCCTCAAGGACTCCAAGACCCTTCTCTTCGGTGAGAAGCCAGTCACCGTCTTTGGCATCAG GAACCCTGAGGAGATCCCGTGGGGTGAGGCTGGTGCTGACTATGTCGTGGAGTCCACTGGTGTCTTCACTGACAAGGACAAGGCTGCTGCACATCTGAAG GGTGGTGCCAAGAAGGTTGTTATCTCTGCCCCAAGCAAAGATGCACCCATGTTTGTTGTTGGTGTCAATGAGGACAAGTACACCTCGGACATTAACATTGTTTCCAATGCTAGCTGCACCACGAACTGCCTTGCTCCCCTTGCTAAG GTCATTCATGACAACTTTGGTATTATTGAGGGCTTGATGACAACTGTTCATGCCATCACTG CCACCCAGAAGACTGTTGATGGACCCTCAGCCAAGGACTGGAGAGGTGGCAGGGCCGCCAGCTTCAACATCATTCCCAGCAGCACTGGTGCTGCCAAG GCTGTTGGTAAGGTTCTTCCTGATTTGAATGGCAAGCTCACTGGTATGTCCTTCCGGGTTCCCACAGTGGATGTGTCAGTTGTTGACCTCACTGTCAGAATCGAGAAGGGTGCCTCCTATGAGGATATCAAGAAAGCTATCAA GGCTGCTTCTGAGGGCCCACTCAAGGGTATCATGGGCTACGTGGAGGAGGATTTGGTTTCCACCGACTTCGTTGGTGACAGCAG GTCGAGCATCTTTGATGCCAAGGCCGGGATTGCCCTGAACGACAACTTCATCAAGCTCGTCTCGTGGTACGACAACGAGTGGGGCTACAGCAACCGCGTCGTCGACCTGATCCGCCACATGTTCAAGACCCAGTAG